Proteins found in one Vallitalea guaymasensis genomic segment:
- a CDS encoding ABC transporter permease — MQAIAKRKTKNKTSSDTMRYLKKNKWLYILLIPGLLYFVLFRYLPMFGLVIAFKDYDIFKGIFDSAWVGLDNFRTVFGSTDFKQVFSNTIVISLLKILIGFPVPIILALMLNEMRCIKFSRISQTVLYLPHFLSWVVIGGIMLNIFSPTYGIVGEIYRLFGHDPVNLLASKEHFRGILILSDIWKESGWGTIVYLAALTQIDPNLYEAASIDGASKWKQTLHITLPAISGIIVMLLILRIGKVMNAGFQQIMVLQTPLVQSISDIFDTYVYRTGLKRGQYSIAATVDMFKSVIALVLVVGTDKLSKKIGEEGLL, encoded by the coding sequence ATGCAGGCAATAGCAAAAAGAAAAACTAAAAATAAGACATCTAGCGATACAATGAGATATTTGAAGAAAAATAAATGGCTGTATATATTATTGATTCCAGGCCTATTATATTTTGTATTATTTAGATATCTACCAATGTTTGGTTTAGTTATAGCTTTCAAGGATTACGATATATTTAAGGGTATTTTTGATAGTGCTTGGGTTGGATTAGACAATTTCAGAACAGTATTTGGTTCCACAGATTTCAAACAGGTATTTTCTAATACAATAGTAATTAGTTTGTTGAAAATATTAATTGGTTTTCCAGTACCTATTATTTTAGCATTAATGTTAAATGAAATGAGATGTATCAAGTTCAGTAGAATCAGTCAAACAGTACTTTATCTACCTCACTTCCTTTCATGGGTTGTTATTGGTGGTATTATGTTAAACATTTTTTCACCTACATATGGAATCGTTGGTGAGATATATAGATTATTTGGACATGACCCAGTTAATCTATTAGCAAGTAAAGAACATTTTAGAGGTATCTTGATTTTATCTGATATTTGGAAAGAATCCGGTTGGGGAACTATCGTATATCTTGCAGCATTAACTCAAATTGACCCTAATCTATATGAAGCAGCTAGTATTGATGGAGCTAGTAAATGGAAACAGACATTACATATAACATTACCAGCTATTTCAGGAATTATTGTTATGCTATTAATATTAAGGATTGGAAAGGTAATGAATGCAGGTTTCCAACAGATTATGGTATTACAGACTCCATTGGTTCAAAGTATAAGTGATATATTTGATACATATGTTTATCGTACAGGTCTTAAGAGGGGACAGTACAGTATTGCTGCTACAGTAGATATGTTTAAATCAGTAATAGCTCTAGTATTAGTTGTTGGAACAGATAAACTAAGTAAGAAAATCGGTGAGGAGGGACTTTTATAA
- a CDS encoding carbohydrate ABC transporter permease, giving the protein MVRKKITPFTVFNYCFFVIVGILMFYPFWYVLMYSLSDPNKVTLTNYYFIPNGFTLNTYISAFKQDIIYSGLLNSVLVTLGATAISMFLSVLTAYPLSRENLKGRKGIFWFIMFTMLFNGGMIPTYLVVKEFGMIDSLWSLMLPKAIIVYNLLIIMKFFKNIPMGLIESAKIDGCSEVGILFKIILPLSTSVLATVGLFYAVYNWNAFLPGMMYINDKTKWTLQVVLRDMLDQTTANIDTDDVFTSPENFKMATVMISVVPILCVYPFLQKYFTKGVMLGSVKG; this is encoded by the coding sequence ATGGTTAGGAAAAAAATTACTCCATTTACCGTATTCAACTATTGCTTCTTCGTGATTGTTGGAATATTGATGTTTTATCCATTTTGGTATGTATTGATGTATTCCTTGAGTGACCCTAATAAGGTTACATTGACAAACTACTATTTCATTCCTAATGGATTTACATTAAACACTTACATATCAGCATTCAAACAAGATATTATTTACTCAGGATTATTGAATTCAGTACTTGTCACTTTAGGTGCAACAGCAATAAGTATGTTTTTGAGTGTACTTACAGCCTATCCTTTATCTAGAGAAAATCTAAAAGGGAGAAAAGGAATCTTTTGGTTCATAATGTTCACTATGCTATTTAATGGAGGTATGATTCCTACATACTTAGTTGTAAAAGAATTCGGAATGATAGATTCATTATGGTCATTGATGTTACCAAAAGCGATAATTGTATATAATCTATTAATTATAATGAAATTCTTTAAAAACATCCCAATGGGGTTGATAGAGTCTGCCAAAATAGATGGCTGTAGCGAGGTTGGGATATTATTTAAAATCATATTACCATTATCAACATCAGTTTTAGCGACAGTAGGGTTATTCTATGCAGTTTATAACTGGAATGCATTCTTACCAGGTATGATGTATATAAATGATAAAACCAAATGGACTTTACAAGTAGTCTTAAGAGATATGCTAGATCAGACGACAGCAAATATTGACACAGACGATGTCTTTACATCTCCTGAAAACTTTAAAATGGCTACTGTTATGATTTCTGTAGTTCCAATACTTTGTGTATACCCATTTTTACAAAAATATTTTACTAAAGGTGTAATGCTTGGTTCAGTCAAAGGTTAA
- a CDS encoding glycoside hydrolase family 88 protein, whose amino-acid sequence MAKWYDESWEQVVEKVDRISDRIKDTFPHVSIDGKYDSQRSGWWTAGFWPGLLWLIYKDTKEDKLKEYAVSCEEKLDYDLNNFLDIHHDVGFMWILSSVAHYKLLNDETAKRRGLIAASHLAGRFNIKGNFIRAWNDNVFNHSEGWAIIDCMMNIPLLYWASEETKDPRFKHIAMAHTDTVIKEFIREDGSVHHIVCFDPNTGKRLNASGGQGYSPESAWARGSAWAIYGLSIGYGYTKEKRYLEKAKQATDFFLANLPDDKAPCWDFRAPKEQRDGKDTSAAACAASGMLEMCKYMEGSQKEYYYKNAEEILKSLYENYGAWDEDEEALIKMGTVNYTKQKYVNTPIIYGDYFFVEALGKLRGENKIFW is encoded by the coding sequence ATGGCAAAATGGTATGATGAATCATGGGAGCAGGTTGTAGAAAAAGTAGATAGAATAAGTGATAGAATAAAAGATACATTTCCCCACGTATCCATAGACGGGAAATATGATAGTCAAAGATCAGGCTGGTGGACAGCCGGTTTTTGGCCAGGATTATTATGGTTGATCTATAAAGATACAAAAGAAGATAAGTTAAAAGAATATGCAGTGTCATGTGAAGAAAAATTAGATTATGATTTGAATAATTTTCTGGATATACATCATGACGTAGGGTTTATGTGGATATTATCATCGGTTGCACATTATAAGTTACTTAATGACGAAACTGCTAAAAGAAGAGGTCTTATTGCAGCCAGCCATCTAGCAGGTAGATTCAATATAAAGGGAAATTTCATTAGAGCGTGGAACGATAATGTATTCAACCATAGTGAAGGCTGGGCTATTATTGATTGTATGATGAATATACCACTTCTATACTGGGCATCAGAAGAAACAAAAGACCCACGTTTCAAGCATATTGCAATGGCGCATACAGATACAGTAATAAAAGAATTCATTAGGGAAGATGGTTCTGTTCACCACATCGTATGTTTCGATCCTAATACAGGTAAAAGACTCAATGCTTCAGGAGGTCAAGGCTATTCACCTGAATCAGCATGGGCTAGAGGTTCGGCATGGGCTATATACGGATTATCAATTGGTTATGGATACACTAAGGAGAAAAGATATCTTGAAAAAGCTAAACAAGCTACGGATTTCTTCTTAGCCAATCTACCAGATGATAAAGCTCCATGTTGGGATTTCAGAGCTCCAAAAGAGCAAAGAGATGGAAAAGATACATCAGCAGCTGCATGTGCAGCCAGTGGAATGTTGGAGATGTGTAAATATATGGAAGGTAGTCAAAAAGAATATTATTATAAAAATGCTGAAGAAATATTAAAATCCTTATATGAGAATTACGGAGCATGGGATGAAGATGAAGAAGCATTAATAAAAATGGGAACAGTTAATTATACAAAACAAAAGTATGTTAATACACCTATAATCTATGGAGATTATTTCTTTGTAGAAGCACTTGGAAAATTAAGAGGAGAAAACAAAATATTTTGGTAG
- a CDS encoding sulfatase family protein, whose product MKKHNIVFIMTDHQRADSIGMRQCNIEVTPNLNKLAKESLVFSRAYNTCPLCVPCRTAISTGKYPTKNGVVFNDWKGITARDNKPFPQILKENGYNVSHVGVDHIKVKPALKDRIKYDKWIDQTDYNRYIEELGISVKRDEKHSREVKELRADGDYINKRYSNTYVSKWEHDTTTFKDEYFTRESIDVIDNVEKDNPFALFINYWAPHPPLRVPEEYINKFNPDDIVLPDNVGKIAKNEPVNRRDGVPAQLAENVTEKEWRQVWSAHLALLNYVDDQIGKVIDKIKEKGLLEDTIILFTSDHGDHLGQHSMYQKMEMYEQAVNVPLLIKIPNVEPRKIEGTMSNLDILPTLLDELDIEKPNDLDGTSNYEVIHNNGEIKDRKVFCQYSGNPELGCVRRAVITEKYKYIYDQMNEKELYDLESDPLEMNNIATEKENMELIKTLHDELVNWSKQKNDWVFD is encoded by the coding sequence ATGAAGAAACACAATATAGTCTTTATTATGACTGACCATCAAAGAGCTGATAGTATTGGAATGAGACAGTGTAATATAGAGGTTACTCCTAATCTGAATAAGTTGGCAAAAGAAAGTTTAGTTTTTAGCAGGGCATATAATACATGCCCTCTTTGTGTTCCTTGTAGAACAGCTATTTCTACAGGAAAATACCCAACTAAAAATGGAGTAGTATTCAATGATTGGAAAGGGATCACAGCCAGAGATAATAAGCCTTTTCCACAGATACTAAAAGAGAATGGATACAATGTAAGTCATGTAGGAGTAGACCATATAAAGGTAAAACCAGCTCTAAAAGATAGGATTAAATATGATAAGTGGATAGATCAAACAGATTACAATAGATATATAGAAGAACTAGGAATATCTGTAAAAAGGGATGAAAAACATTCAAGAGAAGTGAAAGAATTAAGAGCTGATGGAGATTACATCAACAAGAGATATTCTAATACATATGTTTCAAAATGGGAGCATGATACAACAACCTTCAAAGATGAATATTTTACAAGAGAAAGCATAGATGTCATTGATAATGTTGAAAAGGATAATCCTTTCGCATTGTTCATTAACTATTGGGCACCACATCCACCCCTTAGAGTACCAGAAGAATATATCAATAAATTCAATCCAGATGATATAGTTCTACCTGACAATGTGGGTAAAATAGCTAAAAACGAGCCTGTCAATAGAAGAGATGGAGTACCTGCACAACTTGCTGAAAATGTAACAGAAAAAGAGTGGCGACAAGTATGGTCAGCACATCTGGCACTTCTTAATTATGTAGATGATCAAATAGGTAAAGTGATAGATAAGATAAAAGAAAAAGGATTATTGGAAGATACAATAATATTGTTTACTAGTGACCACGGAGATCATCTAGGTCAGCATAGTATGTATCAAAAAATGGAAATGTATGAACAAGCGGTCAATGTACCTTTATTAATAAAAATACCAAATGTGGAGCCTAGAAAGATTGAAGGTACAATGTCTAATCTAGATATACTACCTACACTATTAGACGAATTAGACATAGAGAAGCCTAATGACTTAGATGGAACATCTAATTATGAGGTAATACATAATAACGGTGAAATAAAAGATAGAAAAGTATTCTGCCAGTATTCAGGAAATCCAGAGCTAGGTTGTGTTCGTAGAGCTGTCATAACAGAAAAGTATAAATATATATATGATCAGATGAATGAAAAAGAGTTATATGACTTAGAATCGGACCCTCTTGAAATGAATAATATAGCGACAGAAAAAGAAAACATGGAATTGATTAAAACATTGCATGATGAACTTGTTAATTGGTCAAAACAGAAAAATGACTGGGTATTTGATTGA
- a CDS encoding sulfatase-like hydrolase/transferase, producing MKKPNILFIMSDEHAASVVGASGNSIVKTPNLDKLADEGVLFENCYTPSPICVPARLSVTAGKYINKCGAWSNESMLETDDIVSLATVLKDVDYDCYLGGKMHYAKDRRYGFEELYPFWTNTNVRKKYNKRIDLSDGKFQAQESVLSRRFNDFYVDDNSRVMEHDEMVTKICSDVIRNRQKDDKPFFLLAGYLAPHFPLIVPQKYYDMYRDKVPMPEIPEGHIESLPKHYKIMRKAFQNDQVDESIIKKGRELYYGLVTWFDEQVGELLNTLDDSEIKDNTLVIYTSDHGENMGDHGLWWKNSMYDCSAKVPLIVSWPEKWCNGTRKTEVCNLLDVIKTICDVCGAEPPKDWDGESMVDLINGKDDNWRNYSVSEYYAHNIAAGHCMIRKGNYKYVYFNEIDSNNGAERQLFNMEKDPNEFNNLADDPKYKDIIEELHLLLVKELGREPIEIEMESREVIDKSYCEN from the coding sequence GTGAAGAAACCTAATATTTTATTTATAATGTCAGATGAACACGCAGCTTCAGTTGTTGGAGCTTCAGGAAACAGTATAGTAAAAACTCCTAATCTAGATAAGTTAGCTGATGAGGGAGTACTGTTCGAAAATTGTTATACCCCTTCCCCTATATGTGTTCCAGCTAGACTATCTGTAACTGCTGGAAAATACATAAATAAATGCGGTGCATGGAGTAATGAAAGCATGTTGGAAACCGATGATATTGTATCTCTAGCTACGGTTTTAAAAGATGTAGATTATGACTGCTATCTTGGAGGAAAAATGCACTATGCAAAAGATAGAAGATACGGATTTGAAGAACTATATCCATTTTGGACCAATACCAATGTAAGAAAGAAATATAACAAAAGGATAGATTTATCAGATGGAAAATTCCAAGCCCAAGAAAGTGTTCTATCTAGAAGGTTCAATGATTTTTACGTTGATGATAACAGCAGAGTAATGGAACATGATGAAATGGTTACAAAGATATGCAGCGATGTAATTAGGAACAGGCAAAAAGACGATAAACCATTTTTCTTGCTTGCAGGTTATCTAGCACCTCATTTTCCACTGATAGTCCCACAAAAATATTATGATATGTATAGAGATAAAGTTCCTATGCCAGAGATACCAGAAGGACATATAGAATCTTTACCAAAACATTATAAAATCATGAGAAAAGCATTTCAGAATGACCAAGTGGATGAATCTATCATTAAAAAAGGTAGAGAACTATATTATGGTTTGGTAACTTGGTTTGACGAGCAAGTAGGAGAACTACTAAATACATTAGATGATTCAGAAATAAAGGATAATACATTAGTAATCTATACCAGTGACCATGGAGAAAATATGGGAGACCACGGATTATGGTGGAAAAACTCTATGTATGATTGTTCAGCTAAAGTACCATTGATAGTCAGCTGGCCTGAAAAATGGTGTAATGGAACAAGAAAAACAGAAGTTTGTAATCTGCTGGATGTGATAAAAACAATATGTGACGTATGTGGAGCAGAACCTCCAAAAGATTGGGATGGAGAATCTATGGTTGACCTAATCAATGGTAAAGATGACAACTGGAGAAATTATTCTGTCAGTGAATACTATGCACATAATATCGCAGCTGGACACTGTATGATTAGAAAAGGTAATTATAAATATGTATATTTTAATGAAATAGACAGTAATAATGGTGCTGAGAGACAGTTGTTCAATATGGAAAAAGATCCAAATGAGTTCAATAATCTAGCTGATGATCCAAAATATAAGGATATAATTGAAGAATTACACCTATTATTGGTAAAAGAATTAGGAAGAGAACCAATAGAGATAGAAATGGAATCTAGGGAAGTAATTGACAAAAGTTATTGTGAAAATTAG
- a CDS encoding AraC family transcriptional regulator, translating into MKRVMDLNVINKKSKSATFYKFFFVISISIMIPVIMITTIIGKFSNDHLLKQVNISRESSLNQKRLMVEQKLTEMDALINQFVSNESVWKLVTTNEYPNSYSLFMRDALSLFEKNALSHKLIDSIYLFNDSENIILSDSKYDKNNFEDKAIFDIKFDGVNYVTPSRTVKGEKVFSYIKKFYSFNREKNAYIVVNINYDNFWDELIVEATDGLEYFVFDNNHSIIYSDEFYNDEWNDKLLEDISGENETNLELSYLGENLYVWKSISNKYNWTFVVGQKSKDLFQTSNVLTKLNIISCLIILLISLILTYFFSDYLYKPIRNLMKKINKITKIDSIDSKNDYQLIDNVIAYLFTENLKLNNDYQYVFPYFKQHSINDIINNNSFDLDNFKQVLDLLDVEFSFTSHYLMLIELENTNMNNKIKDRLDKYFDKPDIKKIISKINEKRILIIMNTNKDINQVYALLTEIHEDFNKDNISLTVSLSDDFNNLEDIHEHYEEVQKQLEYKFFVGNNKILSHMVPQQIEKNIFYDKSIEKELLNYLKKQDEEKAFAALRKLTEGLKGSIKNIDYIKYVYFQVCLNIIEQMTNFGFSMKDIGITNREIFAKINEAKTLNEMYELIYSIIRKCIQLFSKLNVMQNDNIINKVKEYIKNNYNKDLSLEMIADYVYLSPGYLSTLFKTENGITVFDYITNLRMEKAKELLLNNKSMKIQDIAIKLGYNSSQSFIRYFKKYYNVTPNQFRKA; encoded by the coding sequence TTGAAAAGAGTCATGGATTTAAATGTTATCAATAAAAAAAGTAAAAGCGCTACATTCTACAAGTTTTTCTTTGTAATTTCAATTTCTATAATGATTCCAGTAATAATGATTACCACGATAATTGGTAAATTCAGCAACGATCATTTATTAAAACAGGTCAATATTTCAAGAGAAAGTTCTCTTAATCAAAAAAGACTTATGGTTGAACAAAAATTAACTGAAATGGATGCACTAATAAACCAATTTGTTAGTAATGAAAGTGTTTGGAAGCTGGTTACCACCAATGAATATCCAAACAGTTATAGTTTGTTTATGAGAGATGCGTTAAGTTTATTTGAGAAAAACGCTCTATCACATAAATTAATAGATTCAATTTATCTATTCAATGATTCAGAAAATATTATTCTAAGTGATTCAAAATATGATAAAAACAACTTTGAAGACAAAGCAATTTTTGATATAAAATTTGATGGAGTAAACTATGTTACTCCATCAAGAACAGTAAAAGGCGAGAAAGTATTTAGTTATATTAAAAAATTCTATTCTTTCAACAGAGAAAAAAATGCTTATATTGTAGTTAATATCAACTATGATAACTTTTGGGATGAGTTGATAGTTGAAGCTACAGATGGACTAGAATATTTTGTATTTGATAATAATCATTCTATCATCTATTCAGATGAATTTTATAATGATGAGTGGAATGATAAACTATTAGAAGATATTTCAGGGGAAAACGAGACCAATCTGGAATTATCGTATCTCGGTGAGAATCTATATGTTTGGAAAAGTATATCCAACAAGTATAACTGGACATTTGTAGTTGGTCAAAAATCAAAGGACTTATTCCAAACTTCAAATGTTTTAACTAAATTAAACATTATATCATGTTTGATTATATTGTTGATATCACTGATTCTAACATATTTCTTTTCAGACTATTTATATAAACCTATAAGGAATCTAATGAAAAAGATAAATAAGATAACCAAGATAGATTCTATAGATTCAAAAAATGATTATCAGCTTATTGATAATGTAATAGCCTATTTGTTTACTGAAAACCTGAAACTGAATAATGATTACCAATATGTATTCCCATATTTCAAACAGCATTCCATCAATGACATAATCAACAATAATTCCTTTGATCTGGATAACTTCAAACAAGTACTAGATTTACTGGATGTTGAATTCAGTTTCACAAGCCATTATCTCATGTTGATAGAACTAGAAAATACCAATATGAATAATAAGATAAAGGATAGATTGGATAAATACTTCGATAAACCTGATATCAAAAAAATAATAAGTAAGATCAATGAAAAAAGAATCTTGATTATTATGAACACCAACAAGGATATCAACCAAGTATATGCATTACTTACAGAAATCCACGAAGATTTTAATAAGGATAATATTTCTTTGACAGTATCTCTAAGTGATGACTTCAATAATCTAGAAGATATCCATGAACATTATGAAGAAGTGCAAAAACAACTGGAGTACAAATTTTTTGTAGGTAATAACAAAATATTATCACATATGGTACCACAGCAAATAGAGAAAAATATCTTCTATGATAAAAGTATAGAAAAAGAACTATTGAATTACCTTAAGAAACAGGACGAAGAAAAGGCTTTTGCTGCACTAAGAAAGCTTACAGAAGGACTAAAAGGAAGCATTAAAAATATTGATTATATAAAATATGTCTACTTCCAAGTATGCTTAAATATAATAGAACAAATGACTAACTTTGGCTTTAGCATGAAGGATATAGGCATAACCAACAGAGAGATATTCGCTAAAATAAACGAAGCAAAAACTCTAAATGAAATGTACGAATTAATTTACAGCATCATCAGAAAATGTATCCAGCTTTTTTCAAAATTGAACGTAATGCAAAATGACAATATAATCAACAAAGTAAAAGAATACATCAAAAATAATTACAATAAAGATTTATCCTTGGAAATGATAGCAGATTACGTATATCTATCCCCAGGGTATCTAAGTACATTATTCAAAACAGAAAATGGAATCACTGTCTTTGATTATATTACCAACCTAAGAATGGAAAAAGCAAAAGAATTATTACTAAACAATAAAAGCATGAAAATACAAGATATTGCAATCAAGTTAGGATATAACAGTTCACAGAGTTTTATTCGATACTTCAAGAAGTATTATAATGTTACTCCAAACCAATTCAGAAAAGCTTGA
- a CDS encoding DUF3810 domain-containing protein, translated as MDRLKSISKWSLILLLPIGILLTNIAQSSPAFIEKYYSNGIYRYISQFLSTITGIIPTSIAELLIIFLIAFFIYKLVKIIQTTIKTKNKKRYILINFLRKILIFISVGYFIFVLIWGLNYYRLPFSEIANLNVQDATIEELTGLCESLITEANDLRKQVQEDENGVMYIPKGYKDVFNRAHKGYDNISDTYRELSGNYGDPKGVVFSQVMSYSGIAGIYFPFTAEANINKDRTHVLLPATASHEMAHQRGFAREDEANYIAYLTCKAHPDPDFQYSGTMLALIHSMKQLYEHDTNAYFTLKATYSEGVLRDLQDNNDFWQKYSGPIDKASTKINNTYLKLNKQQDGVQSYGRMVDLLIAEYRLNYNK; from the coding sequence ATGGATAGATTAAAGAGTATTTCTAAGTGGAGCCTTATATTATTACTACCTATTGGAATATTATTAACCAATATAGCACAATCTTCACCAGCATTTATCGAAAAATATTATTCAAACGGTATATATCGTTACATTAGCCAATTCCTTAGTACCATAACAGGAATTATACCAACTTCAATAGCCGAATTACTTATAATATTTCTTATTGCATTTTTTATATACAAGCTAGTAAAAATAATTCAAACAACAATAAAAACCAAAAATAAAAAAAGATATATACTAATAAATTTCCTTAGAAAAATATTAATCTTCATAAGTGTCGGATATTTCATATTTGTACTAATCTGGGGTCTGAACTACTATAGACTACCCTTTTCTGAAATAGCCAACCTTAACGTACAAGATGCAACCATAGAAGAACTAACAGGTCTATGCGAGAGCTTAATTACAGAAGCCAATGACCTAAGAAAACAAGTTCAAGAAGATGAAAATGGCGTAATGTATATACCAAAGGGCTACAAAGACGTCTTCAATAGAGCACATAAAGGCTACGACAATATCTCAGACACATACCGAGAATTAAGCGGTAATTACGGAGATCCCAAAGGTGTAGTTTTCTCCCAAGTAATGTCCTATTCCGGTATTGCTGGCATCTACTTCCCTTTCACAGCTGAAGCTAATATCAATAAAGACAGAACCCATGTATTACTCCCCGCAACAGCATCCCACGAAATGGCACATCAAAGAGGATTTGCCAGAGAAGACGAAGCCAACTATATAGCCTACCTAACCTGCAAAGCCCACCCAGACCCCGATTTCCAATACTCCGGAACAATGCTAGCCCTTATTCACTCCATGAAACAACTCTACGAACACGACACCAACGCATACTTTACCCTAAAAGCTACGTATTCAGAAGGAGTACTAAGAGACCTACAAGACAACAACGACTTCTGGCAAAAATACTCCGGACCAATAGATAAAGCCTCAACAAAAATAAATAACACCTACCTCAAACTAAACAAACAACAAGACGGTGTCCAAAGCTACGGAAGAATGGTAGACCTTCTAATAGCAGAATACAGACTTAATTATAATAAATAA